A part of Halalkalicoccus tibetensis genomic DNA contains:
- a CDS encoding AbrB/MazE/SpoVT family DNA-binding domain-containing protein gives MAAKCYPRLREKGQITIPKDIRCELGLEVGDRIELTIRHISEDE, from the coding sequence ATGGCGGCGAAATGCTATCCACGCCTTCGAGAGAAAGGCCAAATTACGATACCGAAGGATATCCGATGCGAACTAGGGCTAGAGGTGGGAGATCGGATCGAGTTAACTATAAGACATATATCTGAAGACGAATAG
- a CDS encoding DUF4352 domain-containing protein produces the protein MTCGAATTTLLAGCAGSDDDEEENGEDEEEEEEPAENGDADEEENGEEEGEDAEFIDEADDQVELAYGEEAEHSNGMIAVAHGFEFEDQLGDFDEPDQGQFALLEFEARNEGDEAERTPSAWQDIVLLHDDSQYDSEFVSDMGGREEYDDGEIQPDVTREGYIAFDVPGDLDEGDLDTLWHDDFLGADIDVRWTAS, from the coding sequence GTGACATGTGGAGCAGCAACGACCACCCTCTTAGCCGGCTGTGCAGGGTCTGACGATGACGAAGAGGAGAATGGGGAAGACGAAGAGGAGGAAGAAGAACCCGCTGAGAACGGCGATGCGGATGAAGAAGAGAATGGAGAAGAAGAAGGAGAGGATGCGGAATTCATCGATGAGGCTGATGACCAAGTCGAACTCGCGTATGGTGAAGAAGCCGAGCATAGTAACGGTATGATCGCCGTCGCCCACGGATTCGAGTTCGAAGACCAGCTCGGCGATTTCGACGAACCTGACCAAGGCCAGTTCGCGCTGTTGGAGTTCGAAGCCAGAAACGAGGGAGACGAGGCCGAGCGAACGCCGTCGGCTTGGCAGGACATTGTCCTCCTACACGATGACAGCCAGTACGATTCGGAGTTCGTCTCTGATATGGGGGGGCGCGAAGAGTATGACGACGGCGAGATCCAGCCCGATGTTACACGCGAAGGATACATCGCCTTCGACGTTCCCGGCGATCTCGATGAGGGCGATCTTGATACATTGTGGCATGATGATTTCCTTGGGGCCGATATCGACGTCCGCTGGACGGCAAGCTAA